One part of the Flavobacterium johnsoniae UW101 genome encodes these proteins:
- a CDS encoding RteC domain-containing protein, with product MNDFCKNIIRDLDDEINELSIEFNGSLALCEKAIGLTIDKIAKLKQVVLKRGFKDIEEEIHFFKHLKPNVLSKLIYYNSIYKIETKKPYGGEKVIETHLNNELFNLKRFFDNNLEFYKYYRTNSTYLDHKYFVRGKYDIKLSLDTYYFESDHSFSTSHDYKVAKIIANDLIQVYLEDNLSNNIRYSTLKSAEKIKSTLVWTASKTALIELIYALHTQGVFGNGTIDIKVIATYFEQTFNVDLGDFYHTFLELRNRKTNRTKFIDTLKEGLLRRMDDQEEK from the coding sequence ATGAACGATTTTTGTAAAAACATAATTAGAGATTTAGATGACGAGATTAATGAGTTATCTATCGAATTTAATGGCTCTTTAGCATTATGCGAAAAAGCTATTGGCTTAACTATAGACAAAATAGCTAAATTAAAACAAGTTGTATTAAAACGTGGTTTTAAAGACATTGAGGAAGAAATCCATTTTTTCAAACATTTGAAGCCTAATGTACTTTCTAAACTAATTTATTATAATTCTATCTACAAGATAGAAACCAAAAAGCCCTATGGTGGTGAAAAGGTAATTGAAACACATTTAAACAACGAGTTATTTAATCTTAAAAGATTTTTTGATAATAATCTTGAATTCTATAAGTATTATCGAACCAACAGCACTTATCTTGACCACAAATATTTCGTTCGTGGGAAGTATGATATTAAGTTAAGTTTGGATACTTACTATTTTGAATCTGATCATAGTTTTTCAACATCCCATGACTATAAGGTCGCCAAAATTATTGCGAACGACTTAATACAGGTTTATTTGGAGGATAATCTTTCTAATAATATTAGATACAGCACACTGAAAAGTGCGGAAAAAATCAAATCTACGTTAGTGTGGACAGCAAGTAAAACAGCACTGATTGAATTAATTTACGCATTACACACTCAAGGGGTTTTTGGTAATGGAACCATAGACATCAAAGTAATTGCGACTTATTTTGAGCAGACATTCAATGTTGATTTGGGAGATTTTTACCATACCTTTTTAGAACTTCGCAATAGAAAAACTAACCGAACCAAATTTATTGATACTCTAAAAGAAGGACTGTTACGGAGAATGGATGATCAAGAAGAAAAATAG
- a CDS encoding cation-translocating P-type ATPase, whose amino-acid sequence MTTYNIPNHLKGLTVNEVKVSRERYGYNRMEAIGKNSLLDMLINILKEPMLILLFAISIIYVIVGDYGEALFMFLAIIAVSAISFYQDNRSKKALAELEKLNEPLSTVIRNSEVVKIATHDIVIGDLCITEEGRIINADGRIVHSNDFSVNEASLTGESFSVFKNSDPGNNKIFSGTIAVSGLAVFEVEQIGKQTQIGKIGESILTIKEEISPLQVQIRKFVKWMAVAGILIFLMVWMFSFIRTGNLVDSLLNGLTMAMSVLPEEIPVAFTTFMALGAWKLMREGIIIKRSSIVETLGSTTVICTDKTGTITENSMQLKQLYDYRSDKTFDEKEFANPELAALIDYAMWSSEPVPFDPMEKTLHQVYEQTQRDDVRKDYQMFHEYPLEGKPPMMTHLFGNSEKERIIAAKGAPEAILAVATLSDTEKDKIRGLIREFGQQGYRVLGVAKSGFEGNDFPERQQDFEFEFLGLVVFYDPPKEGIREVFRHIYEAGIKVKVITGDNADTTRSIASQAGIVNTAEVLNGTDVAAYSEEALIPVAERTVLFTRMFPEAKLSVVNALKKKGEVVAMLGDGVNDGPALKAAYIGVAMGNKGTEIAKAAASLVITNDDLEKLVIGIAAGRRIYANIKKAIQYIISIHIPIILTVSLPLFLGWIFPQIFTPVHVIFLELVMGPTCSIVYENEPMEKNMMQQPPRAMIDTFLNLRELAISIIQGLVITAGVLFAYQWSVLNGGSEEKTRAMVFTTLIIANILLSLVNRSFSYSVFDSFKNKNPLFPVITGLTLVLLFAILYIAPATNFFHVTGLDLQELGMTLSVAAVSVLWFEIYKLFRRMKKSTLM is encoded by the coding sequence ATGACAACTTATAATATACCCAATCATCTAAAAGGGCTGACGGTAAACGAGGTAAAGGTTTCCCGGGAGCGGTATGGCTACAACCGGATGGAGGCAATTGGCAAAAATTCCCTGCTGGATATGTTGATCAACATATTGAAAGAGCCAATGCTAATCCTGCTCTTTGCTATTTCAATTATCTATGTGATCGTAGGCGATTATGGCGAAGCACTGTTTATGTTTCTGGCCATTATTGCCGTATCTGCTATTTCCTTTTATCAGGACAACCGCAGCAAAAAAGCACTGGCGGAATTAGAAAAGCTGAATGAACCGCTGAGCACGGTAATCAGAAATTCGGAAGTGGTCAAAATAGCTACGCATGATATTGTCATAGGCGATTTGTGCATTACGGAAGAAGGAAGGATCATCAATGCCGACGGGCGGATTGTCCACAGTAATGACTTTTCAGTCAATGAAGCATCATTAACCGGTGAGAGTTTTTCTGTATTCAAAAACAGTGATCCGGGGAATAATAAAATTTTTAGCGGAACGATTGCCGTTTCGGGATTGGCGGTCTTTGAAGTAGAACAGATTGGAAAACAAACGCAAATCGGCAAGATCGGCGAATCTATCCTGACGATAAAAGAAGAAATTTCACCATTGCAGGTTCAGATACGGAAATTTGTAAAATGGATGGCTGTTGCCGGTATCCTCATTTTTCTAATGGTTTGGATGTTCAGTTTCATACGGACGGGTAATCTTGTTGACAGTCTGTTGAACGGTCTTACCATGGCGATGTCTGTCCTTCCCGAAGAAATTCCCGTTGCATTCACCACGTTTATGGCTTTGGGTGCCTGGAAGCTGATGCGGGAGGGCATCATCATAAAAAGAAGCAGTATCGTAGAAACGTTAGGCAGTACCACGGTTATCTGTACCGATAAAACAGGTACTATTACCGAAAACTCTATGCAGCTTAAACAGTTGTATGATTACCGATCTGACAAAACTTTTGATGAAAAAGAATTTGCCAACCCCGAACTGGCAGCATTGATAGACTATGCGATGTGGAGTAGCGAACCCGTTCCGTTTGACCCGATGGAAAAAACGCTTCACCAGGTGTATGAACAGACACAAAGAGACGATGTAAGAAAAGATTACCAGATGTTCCACGAATATCCATTGGAAGGTAAACCACCTATGATGACGCATCTTTTCGGAAATTCAGAAAAAGAAAGAATTATAGCTGCCAAAGGAGCTCCCGAAGCTATTCTTGCTGTCGCTACGCTCTCGGATACCGAAAAGGATAAAATCAGAGGCCTTATCAGGGAGTTCGGGCAGCAGGGATACCGGGTGTTGGGAGTAGCCAAATCCGGTTTTGAAGGCAATGATTTTCCGGAAAGACAACAGGATTTTGAATTTGAATTTTTGGGATTGGTTGTGTTCTATGATCCTCCGAAGGAAGGGATACGGGAAGTATTCCGTCATATTTATGAAGCAGGCATCAAGGTGAAGGTAATCACGGGAGATAATGCTGATACAACACGCAGCATCGCCTCCCAGGCAGGCATCGTCAATACCGCTGAAGTCCTGAACGGAACCGATGTGGCGGCTTACTCGGAAGAAGCATTAATACCGGTGGCTGAACGCACCGTTTTATTTACCCGGATGTTTCCCGAAGCTAAACTTAGCGTGGTGAATGCACTGAAAAAGAAAGGTGAAGTGGTGGCGATGCTGGGCGATGGTGTAAATGACGGCCCTGCTCTTAAAGCAGCTTATATAGGCGTGGCAATGGGCAACAAAGGAACAGAAATTGCAAAAGCAGCCGCATCTTTGGTGATAACCAATGACGACCTTGAAAAATTAGTTATAGGTATTGCTGCCGGAAGAAGGATTTATGCCAATATCAAAAAAGCTATACAGTACATCATTTCTATCCATATACCAATTATACTGACGGTATCTTTGCCTTTATTTTTGGGCTGGATATTTCCACAGATATTTACACCTGTACACGTTATCTTTCTGGAATTGGTGATGGGACCTACCTGCTCCATTGTGTATGAAAACGAACCGATGGAGAAAAATATGATGCAACAACCGCCCAGAGCAATGATCGATACCTTTTTGAATTTGCGTGAGTTGGCCATCAGTATCATACAGGGGTTAGTAATCACAGCAGGCGTATTATTTGCCTATCAATGGTCTGTTCTGAATGGTGGCAGCGAAGAAAAAACAAGGGCAATGGTTTTTACCACACTGATTATCGCAAATATATTGTTGAGCCTCGTGAACCGTTCCTTCTCTTACAGTGTGTTTGACAGCTTCAAGAATAAGAATCCCCTCTTCCCGGTTATTACCGGTCTAACTTTGGTATTACTTTTTGCCATACTGTATATTGCACCTGCTACAAATTTCTTTCACGTAACCGGATTGGACTTACAGGAGTTAGGGATGACATTATCGGTAGCGGCGGTTTCAGTTTTGTGGTTTGAAATTTATAAATTGTTTAGAAGAATGAAAAAATCAACCCTTATGTGA
- a CDS encoding helicase-related protein, which yields MQKEILQIELDSVERNLDALQSRGKEVTRGMLAGVIKRKENLEVKLKTLQHDIENRKDDVVDFKMMGIDHLFVDESHQFKNLMFNTRHTRVAGLGNVDGSLKAMNLLFAIRTIQERINADMGATFLSGTTISNSLTELYLLFKYLRPRAMEKQGIHSFDAWAAIYARKTTDYEFSVANNIVAKERFRYFIKVPELAQFYSEITDYRTAKDIGIDRPNKNEILYNIPPTPDQSAFIQKLMDFAKTGNAELLGRPPLSQSEEKAKMLIATDYARKMSLDMRMVNGKYEDHPDSKASHCAATIAKYYNQYNAQKGTQFVFSDLGTYKPNEWNVYSEIRRKLVEDHGIPAHEVRFIQEAKNDKQRKELIKGMNEGKIRVLFGSTSMLGTGVNAQKRAVAVHHLDTPWRPSDLAQRDGRAVRKGNEIAKFFADNKVDVIIYAVEKSLDSYKFNLLYNKQLFIDQLKNNNLGKRTIDEGSMDEKSGMNFSEYVAILSGNTDLLDKAKLEKQIAGLESEKQAFNRSKFSAKYKLQDFTELLESAQSRFNRMTTDWGNLKQRIQKRSDGTIANPVLLDGLPLNADIKQIGAKLNQLADKARTGGQYEEIGTLYGFTLLVKTEMSEKEGVDIRVNRFLVQGEGNIKYTYNNGLIAKDEKLAATNFLNALEKLPGYIQQEQKKIAEIQKDLPVLQEVVNGTWSKESRLGELKTELAAVERKIQLSITPDPKEEPAEQTEKQKETSNISESIVRTKGIHLPRGVL from the coding sequence ATGCAAAAGGAAATTCTCCAAATTGAGTTAGACAGCGTAGAACGAAACCTCGATGCGTTGCAATCGCGAGGAAAAGAGGTTACAAGAGGGATGCTTGCCGGAGTAATCAAGCGGAAAGAAAATCTCGAAGTAAAATTAAAAACCCTGCAACACGATATTGAAAACCGCAAAGATGATGTAGTGGACTTTAAGATGATGGGCATTGACCATTTGTTCGTAGATGAAAGCCACCAATTCAAAAATCTGATGTTCAACACAAGGCATACAAGGGTTGCGGGATTGGGAAACGTGGACGGAAGCCTAAAAGCAATGAACCTGCTCTTTGCAATCCGCACCATTCAGGAACGTATTAATGCAGATATGGGAGCAACCTTTCTTTCGGGTACAACTATCAGCAACTCATTAACCGAACTGTACCTGCTGTTCAAATACCTGCGACCAAGAGCAATGGAAAAACAAGGCATTCATTCTTTTGATGCGTGGGCAGCCATCTATGCAAGGAAAACGACCGATTATGAATTTTCGGTTGCCAATAACATTGTAGCAAAAGAACGCTTCCGCTACTTTATCAAGGTGCCGGAATTGGCTCAATTCTATTCTGAAATTACAGATTACAGAACGGCAAAAGATATAGGTATTGACCGACCGAATAAGAATGAGATATTGTATAATATTCCGCCCACTCCAGACCAGTCTGCATTTATTCAAAAATTGATGGATTTTGCAAAAACGGGAAATGCCGAGTTGCTCGGAAGACCACCGTTGTCGCAAAGCGAAGAAAAGGCGAAGATGCTCATCGCTACGGATTACGCCCGCAAAATGTCACTCGATATGCGGATGGTAAATGGAAAATATGAAGACCATCCCGATAGCAAAGCTTCGCATTGTGCTGCAACTATTGCTAAATATTACAACCAATACAATGCACAGAAAGGAACGCAGTTCGTTTTTTCCGATTTGGGAACTTACAAACCAAACGAATGGAATGTTTATTCAGAAATCAGACGCAAACTTGTGGAAGACCACGGCATCCCTGCACACGAAGTCCGTTTTATACAGGAAGCCAAAAATGACAAGCAGCGTAAGGAGCTTATCAAAGGAATGAACGAGGGTAAAATACGTGTGCTGTTCGGTTCTACAAGTATGTTGGGGACAGGTGTGAACGCACAAAAAAGAGCCGTTGCCGTTCATCATTTAGATACACCGTGGCGACCGAGCGACCTTGCCCAAAGGGACGGTCGGGCTGTTCGTAAAGGCAATGAGATTGCCAAGTTCTTTGCCGATAACAAAGTAGATGTGATCATCTATGCCGTAGAAAAATCATTGGATAGCTACAAGTTCAACCTGTTGTATAATAAACAGCTATTTATAGACCAATTAAAAAATAACAATCTCGGCAAACGAACGATTGACGAAGGCAGTATGGACGAAAAATCGGGAATGAATTTTTCGGAATATGTGGCTATCCTATCAGGAAATACCGACCTTTTGGATAAAGCCAAATTAGAAAAACAGATTGCCGGACTGGAAAGCGAAAAACAGGCGTTCAACCGTTCCAAGTTCAGTGCCAAATACAAGCTGCAAGACTTTACGGAATTGCTCGAAAGTGCACAATCCCGTTTTAACCGAATGACAACCGATTGGGGAAATTTAAAGCAACGCATACAAAAGCGTTCTGACGGTACTATTGCAAACCCTGTTCTGCTGGACGGCTTGCCGCTCAATGCGGATATAAAACAAATCGGTGCAAAGCTCAACCAGCTTGCGGACAAAGCCCGCACCGGGGGGCAGTATGAAGAAATCGGTACGTTGTACGGATTTACGCTGTTGGTAAAAACCGAAATGTCCGAAAAAGAGGGCGTGGATATTCGTGTAAACCGATTTTTGGTGCAGGGCGAGGGCAATATCAAATACACCTACAACAACGGTTTAATCGCTAAAGATGAAAAGCTGGCGGCTACGAACTTCCTTAATGCACTGGAGAAGTTGCCAGGCTATATACAGCAGGAGCAAAAGAAAATTGCGGAAATACAAAAGGATTTACCTGTTCTTCAGGAAGTGGTAAACGGTACGTGGTCTAAAGAAAGTCGATTGGGCGAACTCAAAACGGAACTGGCTGCCGTTGAACGAAAGATACAGTTGTCTATCACGCCTGACCCCAAAGAGGAACCTGCGGAACAAACCGAAAAACAAAAAGAAACTTCAAATATTTCGGAGAGTATTGTAAGGACAAAAGGTATTCATTTACCCCGTGGGGTTTTATAA
- a CDS encoding zeta toxin family protein, producing MSQTRLRIFAGPNGSGKSTLFDSFSKKYNSGVFLNADLIEKELASNGFIDLTEYNLNLTQADLDEFLKTERAVSLIKKSIEDNHKIDFSLKENVIVDVDKETHSYEGALISAFLRHHLQESRIDFCFETVMSHPSKIEEIKEAKQKGYKTYLYFICIDDPEVNVSRVENRVSKGGHNVAPEKISSRYYNTLSNLLPMIENVDKCYLFDNSSEEYKLIAKISENKLSLEIGPSELPNWFIDYVLKYYI from the coding sequence ATGTCTCAAACAAGATTAAGAATATTTGCAGGCCCAAACGGCTCAGGAAAAAGCACTCTGTTTGATTCTTTTTCAAAAAAATACAATTCGGGAGTGTTTCTTAACGCTGATTTAATTGAAAAAGAATTAGCAAGTAACGGATTTATTGATTTAACTGAATATAATTTAAATTTAACGCAAGCTGATTTAGACGAATTTTTAAAAACAGAAAGAGCAGTTTCGTTAATAAAAAAATCTATTGAAGATAATCATAAAATAGATTTTTCTTTAAAAGAAAATGTAATAGTTGATGTAGATAAGGAAACTCACAGTTATGAGGGCGCCCTAATAAGTGCTTTTTTAAGACATCATTTGCAGGAAAGCAGAATTGATTTTTGCTTTGAAACAGTAATGAGCCATCCTTCAAAAATTGAAGAGATAAAGGAAGCAAAACAAAAGGGCTATAAAACATATTTATATTTTATTTGTATTGATGATCCAGAAGTAAATGTTTCTCGAGTTGAAAATAGAGTAAGCAAAGGAGGACATAATGTTGCTCCAGAAAAAATTTCCAGTAGATATTATAATACATTGAGTAATCTGCTTCCCATGATTGAAAATGTGGATAAATGTTATCTATTTGATAATTCAAGTGAAGAATATAAATTGATTGCAAAAATTTCAGAAAATAAGTTATCATTGGAAATTGGACCTTCTGAACTCCCTAATTGGTTCATTGATTATGTACTTAAATATTACATATAA
- a CDS encoding ATP-binding protein: MYDYVSLLKNIVDNTPLPIAVLIGPELKIELANPAMISVWGKGNEVIGKNYFDVIPESPRHEIMTQALEVLNTGIPFYAKDKLIDLIVDGKITHHYFNYSFTPLYGKDGKIYGLLKNGTDITDMHNIKQKIQSADERLRIAVESSGMGTYEINLITKETVTSGNFNELWSVDDASDTEMLLKKMHPEDLPVREKAHQDALITGKIVYEARIINDNQSEKWVKVNGKIIKDQNGNASSIIGIIQDISDQRQFEKELQEKIKENTKELRKSNENLIHFANMVTHDLKEPVRKIKTFNGLLKKEIESERIENIKKYSDKVDQSAQRMQTLIEGTLAYSTLNKSIQPVQKINLDEIVENIKIDLELIIQEKNAILITSELPEIEGAPILIHQLFYNLIHNALKFSKADEPPRVVITSNILDKNGTKHVQIIIKDNGIGLDDIYADRIFNAFERLHSKDDYEGTGLGLALCRKITERHYGTINAAGKENDGAEFTVTLPLIQEKKII, from the coding sequence ATGTATGATTATGTATCGCTGTTAAAAAACATTGTGGACAACACACCTCTTCCAATAGCTGTTTTAATTGGTCCCGAACTTAAAATAGAGCTTGCTAATCCTGCAATGATTTCCGTATGGGGAAAAGGAAACGAGGTAATCGGAAAAAACTATTTTGACGTAATTCCTGAATCTCCCAGACACGAAATAATGACGCAGGCTCTTGAAGTATTAAACACAGGAATACCATTTTATGCAAAGGATAAATTGATAGATTTAATAGTTGATGGAAAAATAACACACCATTATTTTAACTACAGTTTTACTCCTCTTTATGGTAAAGATGGAAAAATTTACGGTCTGCTAAAAAATGGAACCGATATAACAGACATGCACAACATAAAGCAGAAGATACAAAGTGCAGACGAAAGACTCCGCATAGCAGTTGAATCTTCCGGAATGGGAACTTACGAAATAAATTTAATTACTAAGGAAACTGTTACTTCTGGAAATTTTAATGAATTATGGTCAGTTGATGACGCGTCAGATACTGAAATGCTTCTAAAAAAAATGCATCCTGAAGATTTACCAGTAAGAGAAAAAGCACATCAGGACGCATTAATTACAGGAAAAATAGTGTATGAAGCAAGGATTATAAATGATAATCAATCTGAAAAATGGGTAAAAGTCAACGGTAAAATTATAAAAGATCAAAATGGGAATGCTTCCAGCATCATTGGAATTATACAGGATATCAGCGATCAGAGGCAGTTTGAAAAAGAGCTTCAGGAAAAAATCAAGGAAAACACTAAAGAGCTTAGAAAGTCAAACGAGAATCTAATTCATTTCGCCAATATGGTTACTCATGACTTAAAAGAGCCTGTAAGAAAAATTAAAACTTTTAATGGTTTATTAAAAAAAGAAATTGAATCTGAAAGAATTGAAAATATAAAAAAATATAGTGATAAAGTGGATCAGTCTGCCCAAAGAATGCAGACATTAATAGAAGGTACACTAGCCTATTCAACTCTTAACAAATCAATTCAGCCAGTCCAGAAAATAAATCTGGATGAGATAGTTGAAAATATAAAAATCGATCTAGAACTTATTATACAAGAAAAGAATGCTATTCTTATTACAAGTGAACTTCCTGAAATAGAAGGAGCTCCAATATTAATACACCAGTTATTTTATAATTTAATACACAATGCTTTAAAATTTTCCAAAGCAGATGAACCGCCCAGAGTTGTAATAACATCGAATATTTTAGATAAAAATGGTACAAAACATGTTCAGATAATCATTAAAGATAATGGTATTGGACTCGATGATATTTATGCAGATCGTATATTCAATGCTTTTGAGAGACTGCATTCCAAAGATGATTATGAAGGAACCGGCCTGGGACTTGCCCTATGCAGAAAAATAACAGAAAGACATTATGGAACTATCAATGCTGCAGGAAAAGAAAATGATGGTGCCGAATTTACAGTCACTCTGCCGCTAATCCAGGAAAAAAAGATTATCTAA
- a CDS encoding DUF1349 domain-containing protein, giving the protein MKRIHLVLICICIMTVKGNAQKLTAMNWLNEPADWEIKDNKLIMQVTPQSDYWNKSHYGFTVYDGPFLYTERSGEFEVVVKMSGVYKTRFDQVCLMLRIDENNYVKTGVEYVDGVYNISTVHTIDKSSWSVLGLKEKPKNVWMKAVRRLDALEIFYSIDGVNYTMTNTVYFPEFKTVQVGMMAASPDGKGFTATFEDFKITHLPDQRRLEWLKNNQ; this is encoded by the coding sequence ATGAAGAGAATTCATTTAGTTTTAATATGTATATGCATAATGACTGTAAAAGGAAATGCTCAAAAATTAACCGCTATGAACTGGCTCAATGAACCTGCTGACTGGGAAATAAAAGACAATAAACTTATTATGCAGGTTACACCACAATCTGATTATTGGAACAAAAGTCATTATGGATTTACAGTTTACGACGGACCATTTTTATACACTGAGAGAAGCGGCGAATTTGAAGTTGTTGTAAAAATGAGCGGTGTTTATAAAACCAGATTCGATCAAGTGTGCCTTATGCTGCGCATAGATGAAAACAATTACGTAAAAACAGGTGTAGAATATGTAGATGGAGTTTACAATATTAGTACTGTTCACACTATCGATAAAAGTTCATGGAGCGTTTTGGGCTTAAAAGAAAAACCTAAAAATGTCTGGATGAAAGCCGTACGCCGACTAGACGCTTTAGAGATTTTTTATTCTATTGACGGGGTTAATTATACAATGACCAATACTGTGTATTTTCCAGAATTTAAAACAGTACAAGTTGGGATGATGGCTGCCAGCCCAGATGGAAAAGGATTTACGGCAACTTTTGAAGATTTTAAAATTACGCACCTTCCGGATCAAAGACGTTTAGAATGGTTAAAAAATAATCAATAG